The Lepeophtheirus salmonis chromosome 1, UVic_Lsal_1.4, whole genome shotgun sequence genome has a segment encoding these proteins:
- the Sou gene encoding E3 ubiquitin-protein ligase RMND5A, translating to MDACVGVKKEVDKVISKINEWNKTKNEDLDGHISRVQEIIEKLKQHEDEEKLNPVEIYVIRIALINIKKFITQIASQHRDLHSSVSKVGKTIDRNFISDFNSVSQEEFFSEESKTRFLHQVILEHFYRQGRLEISDILSKEAQINEYQALKEPFFDLNSILESLRNKDSGPALTWAFTLRSEWNARVKYGPYVKNVQSDGNIGSPLELRLHRLRFIEMLRSGKRLEAIKYARQHFPQFVDGHEKEIQCLMGACMYPNIAESPYAHLLSPSLWTDACDHFVREACALMGVSVESPLSVVINAGSQALPALLNIKQVMLHRQVSGTLWNAKDELPIEIDLGNNCRFHSVFACPILRQQTSDLNPPLRLTCGHCISRDALTKLSTGQKIKCPLCPIEQNPNDARQITF from the exons ATGGATGCATGTGTAGGAGTAAAGAAAGAAGTGGATAAAGTCATATCCAAGATTAATGAATGGAATAAAACTAAAAACGAAGACTTGGATGGACACATTTCTCGAGTCCAAGAAATCATTGAAAAGCTAAAGCAGCACGAAG ATGAAGAAAAGTTAAATCCAGTGGAAATCTACGTGATTCGAATTGCCTTGATCAACATTAAAAAGTTCATTACTCAAATAGCTAGTCAGCACCGTGATTTACATTCATCTGTGTCAAAAGTCGGAAAGACAATTGATCGCAATTTCATATCAGATTTCAATTCAGTTTCTCAAGAGGAGTTCTTCTCAGAGGAATCCAAAACCCGCTTCCTCCATCAAGTCATTCTTGAGCACTTTTATAGACAAGGACGCCTGGAAATTAGCGATATATTAAGTAAAGAGGCTCAAATTAACGAATATCAAGCCCTTAAAGAACCGTTCTTTGACTTAAATTCAATCCTCGAGTCGTTAAGGAACAAAGACTCTGGCCCTGCACTTACATGGGCTTTTACTCTTCGGTCAGAATGGAATGCAAGGGTGAAATATGGGCCATatgtaaaaaatgttcaaaGCGACGGAAATATAGGTTCTCCTTTGGAGCTGCGTTTACATAGACTACGTTTCATTGAAATGCTTCGCTCTGGCAAAAGATTAGAAGCCATCAAATATGCACGCCAACATTTCCCCCAATTTGTTGATGGTCATGAAAAAGAGATTCAGTGTTTGATGGGTGCCTGCATGTACCCTAATATAGCAGAATCTCCTTATGCCCACTTGCTTAGCCCCTCACTATGGACTGATGCTTGTGATCATTTTGTCCGAGAGGCTTGTGCATTGATGGGCGTATCTGTAGAATCTCCTTTATCTGTTGTTATCAATGCTGGATCCCAAGCCCTGCCTGCTCTCCTCAATATTAAACAAGTGATGCTCCATAGACAAGTATCGGGTACACTTTGGAATGCAAAGGACGAACTCCCCATTGAGATTGATCTAGGAAATAATTGCCGTTTTCATTCCGTTTTTGCTTGTCCCATTCTGAGACAGCAAACGTCCGATTTAAATCCTCCACTTAGACTCACATGTGGTCACTGTATCTCTCGAGATGCGCTTACTAAGTTATCTACTGGTCAGAAGATTAAATGTCCTCTATGTCCTATAGAACAAAATCCTAATGATGCACGACAAATAACATTCTAA
- the Fkbp39 gene encoding 46 kDa FK506-binding nuclear protein, with product MESQFWGVVLQPDKMYEQTVESSFHVSMAAVEATTLGSKITSVFVEAGGDEFLICNLNNSNLNVHLDLNFLEGEKIGFRATGPGTVHLTGYLIPDTDDMIDDLDSESECFEEHEEEAPVLVNGKGKNTKRKPDNSLIDTPNKKAKKELELARAKKVQSDLNLKKKSQKKVESSDDDNDMEADDDTSDDGILDFTENYAEEEDSVDESDDEYEDDSSVEEGDSSPTKKILEKIANKKESSLTTPKNNKKKDNASTPKGATPKSAVKEQPKTPKSPKSFNVNGIQCEDIRVGSGPEVKKGKIIGMYYDGRLKNNNKRFDATLQGKPFKFRLGSGEVIKGWDLGFEGMKVGGKRRLTIPPKLAYGTHGAPPDIPPNSTLVFEVECKFVK from the exons ATGGAGAGCCAATTTTGGGGTGTCGTTCTTCAACCTgacaaaat GTATGAACAAACTGTAGAGTCCTCGTTTCACGTGTCCATGGCTGCCGTCGAGGCAACGACTCTTGGATCCAAGATAACAAGTGTGTTTGTGGAGGCTGGAGGTGATGAATTCCTCATTTGTAATCTCAACAACTCAAATCTTAATGTTCATCTTGACCTCAACTTCCTTGAAGGAGAAAAGATCGGATTCCGAGCCACG gGCCCAGGAACTGTTCATTTGACAGGTTATTTGATTCCCGACACTGACGACATGATTGACGACCTCGATTCAGAGTCTGAATGTTTTGAAGAGCATGAGGAGGAAGCTCCTGTCCTTGTTAATGGAAAGGGCAAGAACACCAAACGTAAGCCTGATAATAGCTTAATTGATACTCCtaataaaaaagctaaaaaagaGTTGGAACTTGCTAGAGCTAAAAAAGTTCAGTCCGATCTTAACTTGAAGAAGAAGAGTCAAAAGAAAGTCGAGTCTTCGGATGATGATAACGATATGGAAGCAGATGATGATACGTCGGATGATGGAATATTAGATTTCACTGAGAATTACGCTGAAGAAGAGGACTCTGTCGATGAATCTGATGACGAATACGAGGATGATTCTTCAGTAGAAGAAGGCGATTCCTCTCCAACAAAGAAAATTCTCGAGAAAATAGCCAATAAAAAGGAGTCTTCGCTCACTACTCCCAAGAACAATAAGAAAAAGGATAATGCCTCCACTCCTAAAGGCGCTACTCCCAAATCTGCAGTAAAAGAACAACCAAAAACTCCCAAATCCCCCAAATCTTTTAATGTGAACGGTATCCAATGTGAAGATATTCGAGTCGGTTCAGGGCCTGAAgtcaaaaagggaaaaataatcGGGATGTACTATGATGGTCGTcttaagaataataacaaaagattTGATGCTACCCTACAAGGAAAACCCTTTAAGTTCCGTTTAGGCTCCGGCGAAGTCATTAAAGGCTGGGACCTAGGTTTTGAGGGAATGAAAGTTGGCGGAAAAAGACGTTTGACGATACCTCCTAAGTTGGCTTATGGTACACACGGTGCTCCTCCAGATATTCCTCCTAATTCAACCTTAGTTTTTGAAGTAGAATGTAAATTTgtgaaatga
- the LOC121125685 gene encoding uncharacterized protein, translating to MKTLILILAFALITSSLGKSIKDEEKKVAKSEEKEEKHEKSEAKAEGEEDARKERDLSTYGGPGGQRNPIGSPASNFFGSVVSSSSISSGIVSGVSNIGTSSAPAAKSCRTVNEQVCSTVNEQQCSTVNQQQCSTINEQSCSTVNERQCSTVNERQCSTVNDQQCSTTSEQQCNTVTNTVNEEQCSTVNEQQCTTVNEQKCSTVNEQQCNTVTETVNAQQCSTVNEQECNIVTDTVNEQQCSTVNEQECNTVTDTVNEQQCSTVTEQECNTVTDTVNEQQCSTVNEQVCNTVTDTVNEQQCSTVNEQVCNTVTDTVNEQQCSTVNEQQCSTINEQQCSTVNEEQCTTVNEQQCKTVTDTVNEQQCTTVNEQQCTTVNEQQCTTVNEQVCNTVTDTVNEQQCSTVNEQQCETITDTVNEQQCNTVQEQKCETQYMVKYEQQCSTVNEQQCTTVNEQQCSTLNEQQCTTVNVQQCSTVNEQVCEEICDNQSSYGAPAGGAYGAPSSSYGAGGGCRSQCRSIPRQQCSNVPRQQCSNVPRQQCSNVPRQSCSNVPRQSCQNVPRRVEEQVCNTIPRQVCNNVPRQVQRQECRNVPRQSCQNVPRQVSRQECNNVPRQECNNVPRQECSNIPRQQCSNVPRQVQRQECSSVPRQSCQNVPRQQCQTVPRQNCQNVPREQCQNVPRQVQRQECNNVPRQQCQNVPRQVQRQECNNVPRQQCQNVPRQVQRQECRNVPRQNCQNVPRQVQRQECRNVPRQNCQNVPRQVQRQECRNVPRQNCQNVPRQVQRQECRNVPRQNCQNVPRQQCSNVPRQQCQNVPRQVQRQECRSVPRQQCRNVPRQECSNVPREQCSNVPRQQCRSVPRQQCSNVPSQQCASVPRQECRNIPRQVCSYGK from the exons ATGAAAACTCTG atacttatattggcaTTTGCCCTCATCACATCCTCATTAGGAAAATCCATCAAGGATGAGGAGAAAAAGGTAGCTAAATCcgaggaaaaagaagaaaaacacgAAAAATCGGAAGCCAAGGCTGAGGGTGAAGAAGATGCACGAAAAGAAAGAGATTTGTCTACATATGGAGGTCCAGGAGGACAAAGAAACCCTATTGGATCTCCTGcatccaatttttttggaagtgtTGTTTCCTCATCATCCATTTCTTCTGGTATCGTATCTGGAGTATCTAATATCGGCACTTCCTCTGCACCTGCTGCAAAATCTTGCCGTACTGTTAACGAACAAGTTTGCTCAACTGTAAATGAACAGCAGTGTTCCACTGTCAACCAACAACAATGTTCCACTATTAACGAACAATCTTGCTCCACTGTTAATGAGCGCCAATGTTCCACTGTCAATGAGCGCCAATGCAGTACTGTGAATGATCAACAATGTAGCACCACATCCGAACAGCAGTGTAACACTGTCACCAATACTGTCAATGAAGAACAATGCTCCACTGTCAATGAACAACAATGTACTACTGTCAATGAACAAAAATGTTCCACTGTCAATGAACAGCAATGTAACACCGTTACCGAGACCGTCAATGCACAACAATGTTCCACTGTCAATGAACAGGAGTGTAACATTGTTACCGATACCGTCAATGAACAACAATGTTCCACTGTCAATGAACAGGAGTGTAACACCGTTACCGATACTGTCAATGAACAACAATGCTCCACTGTCACTGAACAGGAGTGTAACACCGTTACCGATACTGTCAATGAACAACAATGCTCTACTGTGAACGAACAAGTATGCAATACAGTCACTGACACTGTCAATGAACAGCAATGCTCTACTGTTAACGAACAAGTATGCAATACAGTCACTGATACCGTTAATGAACAGCAATGCTCCACCGTTAACGAACAGCAATGTTCTACCATCAATGAGCAACAATGCTCAACTGTCAACGAAGAACAATGCACAACCGTCAACGAACAACAATGTAAAACTGTCACTGATACAGTCAACGAACAACAATGTACTACAGTCAATGAACAACAATGTACCACAGTCAATGAACAACAATGCACCACAGTCAACGAACAAGTATGCAATACTGTCACCGACACTGTCAACGAACAACAATGCTCCACTGTTAATGAACAGCAATGTGAAACTATCACTGATACTGTCAATGAGCAACAATGTAATACAGTTCAAGAACAAAAGTGCGAGACTCAATACATGGTCAAATATGAACAACAATGTTCTACAGTCAATGAACAACAATGCACCACTGTCAATGAACAACAATGTAGCACTCTCAATGAGCAACAATGTACCACAGTCAATGTACAACAATGCTCCACCGTCAATGAACAAGTTTGTGAGGAAATTTGTGATAATCAATCCAGCTACGGTGCACCAGCTGGTGGTGCATATGGAGCTCCATCATCCTCATATGGTGCTGGAGGTGGATGTCGCTCACAATGCAGATCTATTCCTCGTCAACAATGCTCCAATGTTCCCCGTCAACAATGTTCCAATGTTCCTCGTCAACAGTGTTCCAATGTTCCTCGTCAATCCTGTTCCAATGTACCTCGTCAATCCTGTCAAAATGTTCCCCGCCGTGTTGAAGAGCAAGTTTGCAACACCATTCCTCGTCAAGTCTGTAACAATGTTCCAAGACAAGTTCAACGTCAAGAATGCAGAAACGTTCCTCGTCAATCCTGCCAAAACGTACCCCGCCAAGTTTCAAGACAAGAATGTAACAATGTCCCAAGACAAGAATGTAACAACGTCCCAAGACAAGAATGTAGCAACATTCCTCGTCAACAGTGCTCAAACGTACCCCGTCAAGTTCAAAGACAAGAATGTAGTTCCGTTCCCCGCCAATCCTGCCAAAATGTACCTAGACAACAATGTCAAACTGTTCCAAGACAAAACTGCCAAAATGTTCCTAGAGAGCAATGCCAGAATGTCCCAAGACAAGTTCAAAGACAAGAATGTAACAATGTTCCCCGCCAACAATGCCAAAATGTTCCAAGGCAAGTCCAGAGACAAGAGTGCAATAATGTTCCCCGTCAACAATGTCAGAACGTTCCTCGACAAGTCCAAAGACAAGAGTGCCGCAATGTCCCAAGACAAAACTGCCAAAACGTTCCTCGTCAAGTCCAAAGACAAGAGTGCCGCAATGTCCCAAGACAAAACTGCCAAAACGTTCCCCGTCAAGTCCAAAGACAAGAGTGCCGCAATGTCCCAAGACAAAACTGCCAAAACGTGCCCCGTCAAGTCCAAAGACAAGAGTGCCGCAATGTCCCAAGACAAAACTGCCAAAACGTTCCTCGTCAACAGTGCTCAAATGTACCCAGACAGCAATGCCAAAACGTTCCAAGACAGGTTCAGCGTCAAGAATGCAGATCTGTTCCTCGTCAACAATGTAGAAACGTTCCAAGACAAGAGTGCTCCAATGTCCCACGTGAACAGTGCTCAAACGTTCCTCGTCAACAATGTAGAAGCGTTCCAAGACAACAGTGTTCGAATGTCCCAAGTCAACAATGTGCCTCAGTTCCACGTCAAGAATGTAGAAACATTCCAAGACAAGTTTGCAGCTATGGAAAATAA